In a genomic window of [Empedobacter] haloabium:
- a CDS encoding patatin-like phospholipase family protein, giving the protein MTKPMALILQGGGALGAFEYGVVTGLVEEGWHPRAVTGVSIGAINAASIAGAKGGDIPASLHRMWDAITLPAMPLLPAVVQANMSLLGNPKFWQSRTDYWNMLSWNSLCSTAPMHRTLAAQLDFEQLNDPLHIRFGVAATSLHSGGQVTFSNYTAKEAHLEAGHHKAVRTRLTPAHVLASGSLPPGFPATRIDGRDYWDGGLFSNTPIDSLLNLLEPDEIDTLPIFVVDLFPTDDQPSPTNLLEVQTRATALQYQNRFWAQYGGSGKLEGFLAMLAALESVADGTELEGMPSFAWLMRLRALKNVQVIASTPAAAGGDHDFSSGGVRNLYEAGRAAARQHLARSSGRPALRAAA; this is encoded by the coding sequence ATGACGAAACCGATGGCTTTGATCTTGCAGGGCGGCGGCGCGCTGGGCGCTTTCGAATATGGTGTGGTGACCGGGCTGGTGGAAGAGGGCTGGCATCCGCGCGCCGTGACGGGCGTATCGATTGGCGCGATCAATGCGGCGTCGATTGCTGGCGCCAAGGGCGGCGACATCCCGGCCAGCCTGCACCGGATGTGGGATGCGATCACGCTGCCGGCGATGCCACTGCTGCCGGCCGTCGTGCAGGCCAATATGTCGCTGCTGGGCAATCCGAAATTCTGGCAGTCCCGGACGGACTACTGGAACATGCTGAGCTGGAACAGCCTGTGCAGCACGGCGCCCATGCACCGCACGCTCGCAGCGCAGCTGGACTTCGAACAGCTCAACGATCCGCTGCATATCCGTTTCGGTGTCGCGGCCACCAGCCTGCACTCGGGCGGCCAGGTCACGTTTTCGAACTACACGGCGAAGGAGGCGCACCTGGAGGCCGGTCACCACAAGGCGGTACGCACGCGCCTGACGCCGGCCCACGTGCTGGCCAGCGGCAGCCTGCCGCCGGGTTTCCCCGCCACCCGGATCGACGGCAGGGATTACTGGGACGGCGGCCTGTTCAGCAACACGCCCATCGATTCGCTGCTCAATTTGCTGGAACCGGACGAAATCGACACGCTGCCGATCTTTGTCGTCGACCTGTTCCCGACGGACGACCAGCCGTCGCCGACGAACTTGTTGGAAGTGCAGACTCGCGCGACGGCGCTGCAGTACCAAAACCGCTTCTGGGCGCAGTATGGCGGTAGCGGCAAGCTCGAAGGGTTTCTCGCGATGCTGGCGGCGCTGGAGTCGGTGGCGGACGGCACTGAGCTGGAGGGCATGCCGTCGTTTGCCTGGCTGATGCGGCTGCGGGCGCTGAAGAATGTACAGGTCATTGCGAGCACGCCCGCTGCGGCGGGCGGCGATCACGACTTCTCGTCCGGCGGCGTGCGCAATCTGTACGAGGCCGGCAGGGCGGCCGCGCGGCAGCACCTGGCCCGCTCGAGCGGGCGGCCGGCGCTGCGCGCCGCTGCTTGA
- the parC gene encoding DNA topoisomerase IV subunit A: MTQQANLFDEPQPGNNGNGGDGGETLTLSTFAERAYLDYAISVVKGRALPDVCDGQKPVQRRILYSMNELGLNAAAKPRKSATVVGDVLGKLHPHGDQSVYDALVRMAQDFSLRYPLIDGQGNFGSRDGDGAAAMRYTEARLTPIARLLLDEIDQGTVDFIPNYDGSTEEPALLPARLPMVLLNGASGIAVGLATEIPSHNLREVADAAVALIRNPKLTHAELMGILPGPDFPGGGQLITPAAQVADMYASGRGSMKVRARWKIEELARGQWQAVVHELPPGTSAQKVLEEIEELTNPKVKLGKKTLSPEQLALKAMVLGALDTIRDESGRNAPVRLVFEPKSKNQDQNEFMLMLLAHTSLETSVPMNLVMIGGDGRPRQKGLADILTEWITFRFATVTRRTQFRLNKVDDRIHILEGRETILLNIDEVIHIIRNSDEPKAALIARFNLSERQAEDILEIRLRQLARLEAIKIQQELAELRKEKQTLQDLLDNPSSMKRLIIREIEADAKAFGDARRTIIEEAQRAMVEQKIVDEPVTVIISQKGWVRARTGIGHDRAQFTFKAGDALHDAIECRTVDTLLGFGDNGRVYSVPVAALPNARGDGVPITTLVDLSGGARLLHYFAGPAATQLLLASDAGFGFIAKAGDMVSRLKGGKSFITLDEGAKPLAPTLVPADASAVAVISEKARLLVFGLDEMKVLTNGGRGVTLMELEPKEKLVAAQAITQKGVTVQGIGNAQKAKEERMGPGLLQEHFGKRARKGKAMPTRIKPTGLVPNS, encoded by the coding sequence ATGACTCAACAAGCAAACCTCTTTGACGAACCGCAGCCGGGCAACAATGGCAATGGCGGCGACGGCGGCGAAACGCTGACCCTGTCCACCTTTGCCGAACGCGCCTACCTCGATTACGCCATCTCCGTGGTCAAGGGCCGCGCCCTGCCCGACGTGTGCGACGGCCAGAAGCCCGTGCAGCGCCGCATCCTGTACTCGATGAACGAGCTGGGGCTGAACGCCGCGGCCAAGCCGCGCAAGTCCGCCACCGTGGTCGGCGACGTGCTGGGTAAATTGCACCCGCACGGCGACCAGTCGGTGTACGACGCGCTGGTGCGCATGGCGCAGGACTTCTCGCTGCGCTACCCGCTGATCGACGGCCAGGGCAACTTCGGTTCGCGCGACGGCGACGGCGCCGCGGCGATGCGTTACACGGAAGCGCGCCTGACCCCGATCGCCCGCCTGCTGCTGGACGAGATCGACCAGGGTACCGTGGACTTCATTCCGAACTACGACGGCTCGACCGAGGAACCGGCGCTGCTGCCGGCGCGCCTGCCGATGGTGCTGTTGAATGGTGCATCCGGCATCGCCGTCGGTCTCGCCACCGAGATCCCGTCGCACAACCTGCGCGAAGTGGCCGATGCGGCCGTCGCGCTGATCCGCAATCCGAAGCTGACGCATGCCGAGTTGATGGGCATCCTGCCGGGGCCCGACTTCCCGGGCGGCGGCCAGCTGATCACCCCGGCCGCGCAGGTGGCGGACATGTACGCCTCCGGCCGCGGCAGCATGAAGGTGCGCGCGCGCTGGAAGATCGAGGAACTGGCGCGCGGCCAGTGGCAGGCCGTCGTGCACGAACTGCCGCCAGGGACGTCGGCGCAGAAGGTACTGGAGGAGATCGAGGAGCTGACCAATCCGAAGGTCAAGCTGGGCAAGAAGACGCTGTCGCCCGAGCAGCTGGCCCTGAAAGCCATGGTGCTGGGTGCGCTCGACACGATCCGCGACGAATCGGGCCGCAACGCCCCCGTGCGCCTGGTGTTCGAGCCGAAGTCGAAGAACCAGGACCAGAACGAATTCATGCTGATGCTGCTGGCGCACACGTCGCTGGAGACGTCGGTGCCGATGAACCTGGTGATGATCGGCGGCGACGGCCGCCCGCGCCAGAAAGGCCTGGCGGACATCCTGACCGAATGGATCACATTCCGCTTCGCCACCGTCACGCGCCGCACGCAGTTCCGCCTGAACAAAGTCGACGACCGCATCCACATCCTGGAAGGGCGCGAGACGATCCTGCTCAACATCGACGAGGTGATCCACATCATCCGTAATTCGGACGAGCCGAAGGCGGCGCTGATCGCGCGCTTCAACCTGTCCGAGCGCCAGGCCGAGGACATCCTCGAGATCCGCCTGCGCCAGCTGGCGCGCCTGGAAGCGATCAAGATCCAGCAGGAACTGGCCGAGCTGCGCAAGGAAAAGCAGACCTTGCAGGACCTGCTGGACAATCCGTCGTCGATGAAGCGCCTGATCATCCGCGAAATCGAGGCGGACGCGAAGGCGTTCGGCGACGCCCGCCGCACCATCATCGAGGAAGCGCAGCGGGCCATGGTCGAGCAGAAGATCGTCGACGAACCCGTCACCGTCATCATCTCGCAGAAGGGCTGGGTGCGGGCTCGCACCGGCATCGGCCACGACCGCGCCCAGTTCACGTTCAAGGCCGGCGACGCGCTGCACGACGCGATCGAATGCCGCACCGTCGACACGCTGCTGGGCTTTGGCGACAACGGCCGGGTGTATTCCGTGCCGGTGGCGGCGCTGCCCAATGCGCGCGGGGATGGCGTGCCGATCACGACGCTGGTCGACCTGTCCGGCGGCGCGCGCCTGCTGCACTACTTCGCCGGCCCGGCCGCGACGCAGCTGCTGCTGGCCTCCGACGCGGGCTTCGGCTTCATCGCCAAGGCGGGCGACATGGTCAGCCGCCTGAAGGGCGGCAAGTCGTTCATCACCCTGGACGAAGGCGCCAAGCCGCTGGCGCCGACCCTGGTGCCGGCGGACGCCAGCGCCGTCGCGGTGATTTCCGAGAAGGCCCGCCTCCTGGTGTTCGGCCTGGACGAGATGAAGGTACTGACCAACGGCGGCCGCGGCGTCACCTTGATGGAGCTGGAGCCGAAGGAAAAACTGGTGGCCGCGCAGGCGATCACGCAGAAAGGCGTGACCGTGCAGGGCATCGGCAACGCGCAGAAGGCCAAGGAGGAACGCATGGGCCCGGGCCTGCTGCAGGAGCACTTCGGCAAGCGCGCCCGCAAGGGCAAGGCGATGCCGACGCGGATCAAGCCGACCGGGTTGGTGCCGAACAGCTGA
- a CDS encoding DNA topoisomerase IV subunit B, which yields MATKKPVSDYSESSIRVLKGLEPVKQRPGMYTRTENPLHIIQEVIDNASDEALGGHCKNIVVTQNADGSITVEDDGRGIPVGLHPEENVPTVEIVFTRLHAGGKFDKGSGGAYAFSGGLHGVGVSVTNALSKRLEINVWRKDDKGNGYHTIAFENGDLVQPLTSQPAPKDGKKSGTRVTAWPDAKYFDSPLISQVELQRLLRSKAVLLPGVSVTLKNAKTGDSQTWQYNDGLRGYLTEALAQSGNGETVVPMFEGEQFAGPDAEGFAEGEGASWVVAWTEEGAIMRESYVNLIPTPNGGTHESGLREGLFGAMKNFVELHSLLPKGVKLLPEDVFARASFVLSAKVLDPQFQGQIKERLNSRDAVRLVATYSKPALELWLNQHIDWGKKLAELVIKQAQSRLRSAQKVEKKKSSGVAVLPGKLTDCESSDVSRTELFLVEGDSAGGSAKMGRDKEFQAILPLRGKVLNSWETDRDRLFANNEIHDIAVAIGVDPHSVTDTPDLSGLRYGKICILSDADVDGSHIQVLLLTLFFRHFPALIQHGHICIARPPLYRVDAPARGKKPIQKLYALDDGELTAIEDKLRKDGLKDGSWSISRFKGLGEMNAEQLWETTMNPDTRRLLPVSLGDFQHTEAAARFNMLMGKGEAAARRAWIEEHGNEVEADI from the coding sequence ATGGCCACTAAAAAACCCGTTTCCGACTACAGCGAATCATCGATCCGCGTCCTGAAAGGACTGGAGCCCGTCAAGCAGCGTCCGGGCATGTACACCCGCACGGAAAATCCGCTGCACATCATCCAGGAAGTGATCGACAACGCCTCCGACGAAGCCTTGGGCGGCCATTGCAAGAACATCGTCGTCACGCAGAATGCGGATGGCAGCATCACCGTCGAGGATGACGGCCGCGGCATCCCGGTCGGCCTGCATCCGGAAGAAAACGTGCCGACCGTGGAAATCGTGTTCACGCGCCTGCACGCCGGCGGCAAGTTCGACAAGGGCTCGGGCGGCGCCTATGCGTTCTCCGGCGGCCTGCATGGCGTCGGCGTTTCCGTCACCAACGCGCTGTCGAAACGGCTCGAGATCAACGTCTGGCGCAAGGACGACAAGGGCAACGGCTACCACACGATCGCCTTCGAGAACGGCGACCTGGTGCAGCCACTGACGTCGCAGCCGGCGCCGAAGGACGGCAAGAAGTCCGGCACGCGCGTCACCGCCTGGCCGGATGCGAAGTATTTCGACTCGCCGCTGATCTCGCAGGTCGAGCTGCAACGCCTGCTGCGCTCGAAAGCCGTGCTGCTGCCGGGCGTTTCCGTCACGCTGAAGAATGCCAAGACGGGCGACAGCCAGACCTGGCAATACAACGACGGCCTGCGCGGCTACCTGACCGAAGCGCTGGCGCAGTCGGGCAACGGCGAGACGGTCGTGCCGATGTTCGAGGGCGAGCAGTTCGCCGGCCCGGACGCGGAAGGCTTCGCCGAGGGCGAAGGCGCCTCGTGGGTGGTGGCATGGACCGAGGAAGGCGCCATCATGCGCGAATCCTACGTCAACCTGATCCCCACCCCGAACGGCGGCACCCATGAATCGGGCCTGCGCGAAGGCCTGTTCGGCGCGATGAAGAACTTCGTCGAGCTGCACTCGCTGCTGCCGAAAGGCGTCAAGCTGCTGCCCGAGGACGTGTTCGCGCGCGCCTCGTTCGTGCTGTCGGCGAAAGTGCTGGACCCGCAGTTCCAGGGCCAGATCAAGGAGCGCCTGAACTCGCGCGACGCGGTGCGCCTGGTCGCCACCTATTCGAAGCCGGCGCTGGAGCTGTGGCTGAACCAGCACATCGACTGGGGCAAGAAGCTGGCCGAACTGGTCATCAAGCAGGCCCAGTCGCGCCTGCGCTCGGCGCAGAAGGTCGAGAAGAAGAAGTCCTCCGGCGTGGCCGTCCTGCCGGGCAAGCTGACGGACTGCGAATCGTCGGACGTGTCGCGCACCGAGCTGTTCCTGGTCGAGGGCGACTCGGCGGGCGGCTCGGCCAAGATGGGCCGCGACAAGGAATTCCAGGCCATCCTGCCGCTGCGCGGCAAGGTGCTGAACTCGTGGGAGACGGACCGCGACCGCCTGTTCGCCAACAACGAGATCCACGACATTGCCGTGGCCATCGGCGTCGACCCGCACAGCGTGACGGACACGCCGGACCTCTCGGGTCTACGCTACGGCAAGATCTGCATCCTGTCGGACGCGGACGTGGACGGCTCGCACATCCAGGTGCTGCTCCTGACCCTGTTCTTCCGCCACTTCCCGGCGCTGATCCAGCACGGCCACATCTGCATCGCCCGTCCGCCGCTGTACCGCGTGGACGCGCCGGCGCGCGGCAAGAAGCCGATCCAGAAGCTGTACGCGCTGGACGACGGCGAGCTGACCGCGATCGAGGACAAGCTGCGCAAGGACGGCCTGAAGGACGGCAGCTGGTCGATCTCCCGCTTCAAGGGCCTGGGCGAGATGAACGCCGAGCAGCTGTGGGAAACCACGATGAACCCGGACACGCGGCGCCTGCTGCCTGTGTCGCTGGGCGACTTCCAGCACACCGAGGCCGCGGCCCGCTTCAATATGTTGATGGGCAAGGGCGAAGCCGCCGCGCGCCGGGCCTGGATCGAAGAGCACGGCAACGAAGTGGAAGCGGATATTTAA
- a CDS encoding acyltransferase, giving the protein MRFSYLDGIRGMAALFVLARHWDELFRFHFQQSHLAVDLFFMLSGFVIAHAYDDKLGSGRMGPGEFMRLRFARLYPVYALSVVICGAYFIVGTVARAEPNLVVLEWLLAIALALCFLPYSVNGSPAMYSVNICFWSLALEMLVNVLYAYTRQHIGKRLLTVVVGVAGVLLIVVALATNTLGHGYLRGWLSFFGGFLRAVFGIGLGLLLYRHRTRLQRWTWNLPAWFSFPLLAVLMVTPSPPGYGWLVHLVAVFVVLPFAIIVAASEEPTRAWHARVLEVLGVASYPLYLMHVPFGHIVRKSAAFVHGWERPLAAAMTVLLFYLCLQLDKRFDAPVRTWLRMRLRGGGAVRAVSLG; this is encoded by the coding sequence ATGCGATTTTCCTACCTTGACGGGATACGCGGCATGGCCGCGTTGTTCGTGCTCGCCCGTCACTGGGACGAGCTGTTCCGCTTCCATTTCCAGCAGAGCCACCTTGCTGTCGACTTGTTCTTCATGCTGAGCGGCTTCGTGATCGCGCACGCCTATGACGACAAGCTCGGCAGCGGCAGGATGGGCCCTGGCGAGTTCATGCGTTTGCGCTTCGCCCGGCTGTATCCGGTCTATGCATTGTCCGTCGTGATTTGCGGCGCCTATTTCATTGTCGGTACCGTTGCCCGCGCCGAGCCGAATCTGGTCGTGCTGGAATGGCTGCTTGCCATCGCGCTCGCCTTATGTTTCCTGCCATATAGTGTCAACGGTTCACCAGCGATGTATTCCGTTAATATATGTTTCTGGTCCCTGGCTCTGGAAATGCTGGTCAACGTGTTATATGCCTACACGCGGCAGCACATCGGCAAGCGCCTGCTGACCGTCGTGGTAGGCGTCGCGGGGGTGCTGCTGATCGTTGTGGCGCTCGCTACCAACACGCTCGGTCATGGCTACCTGCGCGGCTGGCTCTCCTTCTTCGGCGGCTTCCTGCGCGCCGTCTTCGGCATCGGTCTTGGCTTGCTGCTGTACCGTCACCGCACGCGGTTGCAGCGCTGGACCTGGAACCTGCCGGCGTGGTTCAGTTTCCCCCTGCTTGCCGTCCTGATGGTCACGCCGAGTCCGCCCGGCTACGGCTGGCTCGTGCACCTGGTGGCCGTGTTCGTCGTGCTGCCGTTCGCGATCATCGTGGCCGCCAGCGAGGAACCCACGCGCGCCTGGCATGCAAGGGTCCTGGAAGTATTGGGCGTGGCAAGCTATCCGCTGTACCTGATGCACGTACCGTTCGGCCATATCGTGCGCAAAAGCGCCGCCTTCGTGCATGGCTGGGAACGGCCGCTGGCGGCGGCGATGACGGTACTGTTGTTCTACCTGTGCCTCCAGCTGGACAAGCGCTTCGACGCGCCCGTGCGCACGTGGCTGCGCATGCGCCTGCGCGGCGGCGGTGCGGTCCGCGCCGTTTCCCTGGGCTGA
- a CDS encoding potassium-transporting ATPase subunit F: MSAADIAAACVAAGLLVYLVVALVRAEAL; the protein is encoded by the coding sequence ATGAGCGCGGCTGACATTGCCGCCGCCTGCGTCGCCGCGGGCCTGCTGGTGTATCTGGTGGTGGCGCTGGTGCGCGCGGAGGCCCTGTGA